TAACCACATCTTCAGCGGATGCCAAATAGGCGTGCTCTCTCAAGATCTCAAACACAGAGAAGGCCTGATAGGGCGTACGACCATCGGCGACAACAACATGTTACGCGAGCATGTGACGGTCAGCGCCAGCACTATGACCAGCTATGACGATGACCACCGGACGACCTTGCTGGGGGATTCGTGTCTGCTGATGGCATATTCCCATGTGGCGCATGACTGCCACGTGGGCAGTTTCGTCGTCATGGCGAATTGCGCATCGCTCTCGGGCCACGTCGATGTCGAGGACCGGGCCATTCTTGGTGGATTATGCGGAATACACCAGGAATGCGTGATTGGTACGATGTCTTTCGTCGGCGGCATGACGCGTGTAACAAAAGACGTGCCGCCGTACATGATTGTGGAGGGCAATCCGGGCCGGTGCCACGGTCCCAACTCGGTCGGGCTGCGGCGCGCGGGCCTTGACGCCGAGACGCGGCAGCAAATCAAACAGATGTATAAGATCATGTTCCGGTCCGACCTCAATACCACGCAGGCACTGCACGAAATCGAAGCCACCGTCGAGGAAAGCGACGAGCGTAATCATTTCGTGGATTTTGTGCGCAAATCCCTTCGGGGAATCACGAAGTAGTCCTCCGGCATTACCCGCGGACGCACTCCTGCGCAGGGGCCGTTCCCGTCCGCCAAGAAGGATGTGTATGTCACCTATTCGTGTCGCAGTTATTGGAGTAGGCCATCTCGGATATCATCATGCGCGCAACTATGCCGGTTTGGACGGGGTCGAACTCGTCGGGGTAGTGGATACGGACGATACGAACGGAGCCAAAGCGGCAAACGATTTCCAGGTCCCTCACTTCCATGACGTGAAAGATGTTCTGGCTCTCGGTATAGACGCGGCCAGCGTGGTTGTGCCAACAACGCTTCATCACGAAATGACGCTTCGCCTGATCGACGCAGGGGTGGATGTGCTTGTCGAGAAGCCCATTGCGCAGGATGTGGAGAACGCTTCACATATGGTTACGGCGGCCCATGCCGCAGGGCGCATTCTGCAGGTCGGACACATCGAACGCTTCAACGGCGCCGTGCGCGCTCTGTTTGACGCGGTCGAGAGACCCCGTTTCATCGAGTGCCACCGTCTGAGCCCCTATCCGAACCGCGGGCACGATGTCAGCGTCGTATTGGACCTCATGATCCACGATTTGGAGATCGTGCTCGCCATGGATGGCACCCAGCCGGAGTCCGTTGATGGCGTAGGCGTGCCGGTGTTTTCGAAATACGAGGACATCGCGAATGCCAGAATCCGTTTTGCATCGGGTTGTGTGGCCAATCTGACGTGCAGCCGGGTTTCGATGGACCGCATGCGCAAGATCCGTGTTTTCGCGCCCGCCATGTACGCCTCGACCGATTACTCGGCCGAGGAAGTGCTCATCTACCGCAAGATGCCGGGTGAACTGGCTCCCGGGCAGAATCCGATGGACCTCATAACGGTGGAATCGCTCTCGGTCCAGCATGAAGAACCATTACGCCTCGAACTTGCTTCGTTCATTGACTGTGTGCGGGAACGCACACGTCCGGTTGTCAATGGCGAGGATGCTCTCAACGCACTGAAACTGGCTCAGCAGATCATCGACAGCATGCGGGAGACCCCGTGAAGCGGCTCTTCTTTGTAGCAGGGGAATCGTCCGGAGACATTCACGGCGCCAACCTTATCCGGGCGCTGGGTTCCATTGCTCCGGATATGCGTTGCGAGGGGCTGGGAGGACAGCACATGGCCGCAGCCGGCATGGATCTGCGCTACGATCTGGCCGAGCATGCGATCATGGGGTTTACGGAGATCGTCAAATCGTTCGGAATGGTCCGCCGTGTCTTCCGCGAAACGGTGGCCCGTCTCGAAGACACGCGGCCGGATGCGCTGGTGCTGATTGATTATCCGGGTTTCAACTTGCGCCTGGCGGGCGAAGCACACCGGCTGGGCATCCCGGTTATTTACTACATCAGCCCGCAAGTTTGGGCCTGGAAGCGCGGGCGTATCCGCACGATCGCGCGGCTGGTGCGCAAGATGCTTGTAATTCTGCCGTTTGAACCGGCATTGTATGAGGAAGCGGGCGTTGATTGCACATACGTCGGGCACCCGCTGCTTGATCATCTTCCCACCGTGAAGGTGAACGGGAGCCTGCGAGGCAAGTTCGTGATCGGCCTGCTGCCGGGAAGCCGCCAGCAAGAGATAGCGCGCCTGTTGCCGGTTATGCTCGAGGCCGGGCGCGATATTCAGGAGCGATACCCCGAGGCCTTTTTCGTGGCGCCGTGCGTGGACACGGAGCGGGAAGCGCAGATCCGGTCCCTGGCGGGCGATTTTCCGCTGCACATCCTTGTTGGGAAAACGTACGAGGTTCTCGATGCGGCCCGTTTTTGCATCGTAGCTTCCGGAACAGCCACGGTCGAGACAGCTCTCTTCGGGGTGCCGTTCGTGATTCTGTACAGAGTCAGTGCCCTGACGTATTGGATTGCCCGGGCGCTCGTGCGCGTGGACCATATCGGCTTGGTCAATATTCTGGCTGGCAAACGCATCGTCCCGGAGTTTGTTCAGAACGAGGCGATGCGAGCACGCATCGTGCCAACGGCGCTGGAGCTGATAGACGACACGCCGGCGAGACGCCGGATGCTCGAGGAGTTGGCTGCGGTGCGGGAGTCGTTAGGCGGACCCGGCGCTTCGCAACGGGCTGCCGCGGAAATCGTCAGGGTTGTCTCGGAGACGGGCGATGGCTGAAAAACTGTTCTTGATTGACGGCAGCGCTTTCGCGTACCGGTCTTTCTACGCGATCCGGGGATTGACGGATTCGCGGGGCCGCCCCACCAACGCGGTGTTCGGCTTCGCGCGCATGCTGGCCAAACTCCTGCGGGAACATGAGCCCGATTACGTAGCGGTGGCATTCGACGCCCAGGGCAAAACGTTCCGCAACGATCTGTATCCCGAATACAAAGCCAACCGTGAAGAAATCCCCGAAGACCTGGCCGCACAGTTTCCCTTCATCGACCGGGTCGTGGAAGCCTTCTCGCTGCCAATTCTGCGGGTGCCGGGCGTGGAAGCCGACGACGTGATGGGCACCCTGGCGCGTACCGCAACCGCCGCGGGCCTCGAGACGGTGCTGGTCACGAGTGACAAGGATCTGCTCCAGCTTGTCAACGAACACGTGCGCGTGTACGACCCCAATAAGGAGGCCGAAAAGGCTTGGGCCGGCATCGAGCAGGTTCGGGAACGTTTTGGCGTCGAGCCCGCGCATGTGGTCGATGCCTTGGCCCTGATGGGTGACGCTTCCGACAATGTGCCTGGAGTGACCATGATTGGCCCCGTCGCGGCAAAGAAACTTCTGGCCCAGTACCAAACGCTCGAAGGCGTTTACGAGCACCTCGCGGAAATAAAGGGGAAACAGCGGGAGAACCTCGAAAGAGAGCGCGAGCAGGCCTTCTTAAGCCGGCAACTGGCGACCATTGACACGAGTGTGTCCCTCAACGCCAGCCTGGAAGACCTGCGGCGGCGCCCCGCGGATGTGGCTCGGCTCGTCGAGGTGTTTTCGGAGTTCGAGCTTCACTCGCTCGTCGAAGAGTTCGTGCCCGAGCCCACCGAACAGGCCGCCAAAGAGGACTATGTAGTCGTTTCTGACGAAGCCGCGCTTCGGGCTGTCGCCGCTGAAATGCGGCGGGCCGGCACGTTTGCCGTTGACACCGAAACCACCTCCGTAGACCCCATGCGGGCCGAGTTGGTCGGCATTTCGTTGTGTTGCGCTCCCGGCAGAGCGTATTACGTGCCTGTAGGGCACCGCGCCCCCGGCGCGCCCGGCGAGCTGGAGGGACTGGATGCCCCGGGGCCCCTGAACCAGATGGACTGTGCCGCGGCGCTCGAGATCCTCCGGCCCATCCTCGAGGACGGTTCTGTCAAGAAAATAGGCCACAACATCAAATACGACCTCGAAGTCCTGTCGCGAGCGGGAATTGCGCTGGGCGGCATTGTCCTTGATACTATGGTCGCATCGTATTTGACAGACCCGTCCCGGCTGAGGCATAATCTAAGTGAAGTAAGTCTCTACTACCTCAAGCGCAAGATGATCCCCATTGCCGATTTAATCGGCAAAGGGTCCAGGCAAATTACCTTCGATAGAGTCCCCATCGACAAGGCATGCCAGTATGCATGCGAAGATGCGGATATGACGTGGCGGCTCGGGGACCGGTTTGGCGCGTTGTTGCGCGACCAGGGACTCGAGGCGCTTTTCACGGAGGTAGAGCTTCCTCTCATAGCGGTGCTTGCCCGCATGGAGCAGGCAGGCATTGCCATTGATGAAGGCCTCTTCCGCTCGTTAGGGGAAGAGGTGCGGGAGCGGTTAGAAGCACTCGAGCAGGAGATTTTTGCTCTGGCGGGGGAGTCGTTCTTGCTGAACTCGCCCAAGCAGCTCCAGCAGATCCTGTTCGACAAGCTCGGCCTGCCGACGATGCGGCGCACAAAGACGGGCTATTCGACGGATGTCGAGGTACTTGAGCAGCTGGCGAGGAAACATGAGCTTCCCCGAAAGATGCTTGAGTACCGGGTGCTCGAGAAGCTTCGGGGCACGTATATTGAAACGCTTCCCAAACTTGTGAACCCGGACACGGGGAGGATTCATACGTCGTTCAATCAGACCGTGGCGGCCACGGGACGGTTATCGAGCAGCGACCCGAATCTTCAGAATATCCCGGTACGGACGGAGATGGGCAGGCGGATTCGACAGGGCTTCATCGCGGGCTCTCGGGAGATGAAGCTGATTTCCGCCGACTACTCGCAAGTTGAATTACGCATTCTCGCGCACCTTTCCGGGGATCCCGCGCTGCATGAAGCGTTCGCTCGAGGCGCCGATATTCACAGTGACACGGCGGCGCGCATTTTCGGCGTAATGCCCGAGTTGGTAACTCCGGAGATGCGGCGGCAAGCCAAAGCGGTGAATTTCGGAGTGGTTTATGGGATCAGCGCGTTCGGCCTGTCGAAAAACCTGGGAATTTCCCGCGCCGAAGCCGCCCGGTTCATCGAGAGCTATTTCAGGCAGTACCCGGGGGTGGGCGCGTGGATTGACCGGACCCTGGAAGAAGCCCGTGAAAAGGGGTATGTGACGACACTGCTGCAGCGCCGGCGGCCGGTCCCGGATTTGAACAGCAAGAACAACACAACGCGCCGCGCGGCGGAGCGCGTGGCCATTAATACGCCGGTTCAAGGCAGCGCGGCCGACATCATCAAGCTGGCGATGGTCCAGCTGGATGCGGCCCTCCGGGGCAGCCGATCGCGGATGTTATTGCAGGTTCATGACGAGTTGGTGGTTGAATCGCCGGCCGCGGAGGCCGAAGAAACGGCGGCG
The window above is part of the Candidatus Hydrogenedentota bacterium genome. Proteins encoded here:
- the lpxB gene encoding lipid-A-disaccharide synthase is translated as MKRLFFVAGESSGDIHGANLIRALGSIAPDMRCEGLGGQHMAAAGMDLRYDLAEHAIMGFTEIVKSFGMVRRVFRETVARLEDTRPDALVLIDYPGFNLRLAGEAHRLGIPVIYYISPQVWAWKRGRIRTIARLVRKMLVILPFEPALYEEAGVDCTYVGHPLLDHLPTVKVNGSLRGKFVIGLLPGSRQQEIARLLPVMLEAGRDIQERYPEAFFVAPCVDTEREAQIRSLAGDFPLHILVGKTYEVLDAARFCIVASGTATVETALFGVPFVILYRVSALTYWIARALVRVDHIGLVNILAGKRIVPEFVQNEAMRARIVPTALELIDDTPARRRMLEELAAVRESLGGPGASQRAAAEIVRVVSETGDG
- the polA gene encoding DNA polymerase I produces the protein MAEKLFLIDGSAFAYRSFYAIRGLTDSRGRPTNAVFGFARMLAKLLREHEPDYVAVAFDAQGKTFRNDLYPEYKANREEIPEDLAAQFPFIDRVVEAFSLPILRVPGVEADDVMGTLARTATAAGLETVLVTSDKDLLQLVNEHVRVYDPNKEAEKAWAGIEQVRERFGVEPAHVVDALALMGDASDNVPGVTMIGPVAAKKLLAQYQTLEGVYEHLAEIKGKQRENLEREREQAFLSRQLATIDTSVSLNASLEDLRRRPADVARLVEVFSEFELHSLVEEFVPEPTEQAAKEDYVVVSDEAALRAVAAEMRRAGTFAVDTETTSVDPMRAELVGISLCCAPGRAYYVPVGHRAPGAPGELEGLDAPGPLNQMDCAAALEILRPILEDGSVKKIGHNIKYDLEVLSRAGIALGGIVLDTMVASYLTDPSRLRHNLSEVSLYYLKRKMIPIADLIGKGSRQITFDRVPIDKACQYACEDADMTWRLGDRFGALLRDQGLEALFTEVELPLIAVLARMEQAGIAIDEGLFRSLGEEVRERLEALEQEIFALAGESFLLNSPKQLQQILFDKLGLPTMRRTKTGYSTDVEVLEQLARKHELPRKMLEYRVLEKLRGTYIETLPKLVNPDTGRIHTSFNQTVAATGRLSSSDPNLQNIPVRTEMGRRIRQGFIAGSREMKLISADYSQVELRILAHLSGDPALHEAFARGADIHSDTAARIFGVMPELVTPEMRRQAKAVNFGVVYGISAFGLSKNLGISRAEAARFIESYFRQYPGVGAWIDRTLEEAREKGYVTTLLQRRRPVPDLNSKNNTTRRAAERVAINTPVQGSAADIIKLAMVQLDAALRGSRSRMLLQVHDELVVESPAAEAEETAATVKRIMEEALPLAAPLKVDIGIGDNWAQIH
- the lpxA gene encoding acyl-ACP--UDP-N-acetylglucosamine O-acyltransferase, translated to MSIHATAIIDPKAELAEDVEIQPFTIIGPHVTIGSGTIVGPHCVITGRTVIGKSNHIFSGCQIGVLSQDLKHREGLIGRTTIGDNNMLREHVTVSASTMTSYDDDHRTTLLGDSCLLMAYSHVAHDCHVGSFVVMANCASLSGHVDVEDRAILGGLCGIHQECVIGTMSFVGGMTRVTKDVPPYMIVEGNPGRCHGPNSVGLRRAGLDAETRQQIKQMYKIMFRSDLNTTQALHEIEATVEESDERNHFVDFVRKSLRGITK
- a CDS encoding Gfo/Idh/MocA family oxidoreductase; this encodes MSPIRVAVIGVGHLGYHHARNYAGLDGVELVGVVDTDDTNGAKAANDFQVPHFHDVKDVLALGIDAASVVVPTTLHHEMTLRLIDAGVDVLVEKPIAQDVENASHMVTAAHAAGRILQVGHIERFNGAVRALFDAVERPRFIECHRLSPYPNRGHDVSVVLDLMIHDLEIVLAMDGTQPESVDGVGVPVFSKYEDIANARIRFASGCVANLTCSRVSMDRMRKIRVFAPAMYASTDYSAEEVLIYRKMPGELAPGQNPMDLITVESLSVQHEEPLRLELASFIDCVRERTRPVVNGEDALNALKLAQQIIDSMRETP